From Salipiger profundus, a single genomic window includes:
- a CDS encoding hydrogen peroxide-inducible genes activator, which produces MLNLSMKHLRYFDALARLGHFGRAAETCAISQPALSMQIRELEQLVGAPLVERGHRQIRLTGLGEEFADRVRDILRSVDDLTDLARASQSPLVGRLRIGVIPTVAPYLLPDVITALARDYPALDLRPREAVTGTLIEDLMASRLDTAIVALPVSEPSLEEVALFDEEFVLVRHVTEADKPVPDPEALQEMRLLLLEEGHCFRNQALSFCNMSPSVARDLMEGSSLSTLVQMVGAGIGVTLVPEMALPIETRSAQVSLARLPEPRPTRTIGMVWRKSNPLAEQLSHIAGIVRQAGQTRPEVAEPPGDLPSRHA; this is translated from the coding sequence ATGCTGAATCTGTCGATGAAACACCTGCGCTATTTCGATGCGCTCGCCCGTCTCGGGCATTTCGGACGCGCCGCCGAGACCTGCGCCATCAGCCAGCCGGCGCTGTCGATGCAGATCCGCGAACTCGAGCAGCTGGTCGGCGCGCCGCTGGTGGAACGCGGCCACCGGCAGATCCGGCTCACCGGCCTTGGCGAGGAATTCGCCGACCGGGTGCGCGACATCCTGCGCTCGGTGGACGACCTGACCGACCTTGCCCGCGCCTCGCAGAGCCCGCTGGTGGGCCGGCTGCGCATCGGCGTCATCCCCACCGTGGCCCCCTACCTGCTGCCCGACGTGATCACCGCGCTTGCCCGCGACTACCCGGCGCTCGACCTGCGCCCGCGCGAAGCGGTCACCGGCACGCTGATCGAGGATCTGATGGCGTCGCGCCTCGACACCGCGATCGTCGCGCTGCCGGTGTCGGAGCCATCGCTCGAAGAGGTCGCGCTGTTCGACGAGGAATTCGTGCTGGTGCGCCACGTCACCGAGGCCGACAAGCCGGTGCCCGATCCGGAGGCGCTGCAGGAAATGCGGCTGCTGCTGCTCGAGGAGGGGCACTGCTTCCGCAACCAGGCGCTGTCATTCTGCAACATGTCCCCCAGCGTGGCGCGCGACCTGATGGAGGGCAGCTCGCTTTCGACGCTGGTGCAGATGGTCGGCGCGGGCATCGGCGTGACGCTGGTCCCCGAGATGGCGCTGCCGATCGAGACCCGGTCGGCGCAGGTGTCGCTCGCGCGGCTGCCCGAACCGCGCCCCACCCGCACCATCGGCATGGTCTGGCGCAAGTCGAACCCGCTGGCCGAGCAACTCTCGCACATCGCGGGGATCGTCCGGCAGGCCGGGCAGACCCGCCCCGAGGTCGCGGAACCTCCGGGCGATTTACCGAGCCGCCACGCCTGA
- a CDS encoding ectoine synthase, whose amino-acid sequence MIVRDFNELKKTDKHVADAQWTSTRMLLADDGMGFSFHITILEAGSEHTFHYKHHFESVYCMAGKGSITDLATGETHEIKPGVMYALNLHDKHTLRAEEDLHMACCFNPPVTGKEVHREDGSYAPAEEVA is encoded by the coding sequence ATGATCGTTCGCGACTTCAACGAACTCAAGAAAACCGACAAGCACGTGGCCGACGCGCAGTGGACCTCCACCCGGATGCTGCTGGCCGACGATGGCATGGGCTTCTCGTTCCACATCACCATCCTCGAGGCGGGCTCGGAGCACACGTTCCACTACAAGCACCACTTCGAGAGCGTCTACTGCATGGCCGGCAAGGGCTCGATCACCGACCTTGCCACCGGCGAGACGCACGAGATCAAGCCGGGCGTGATGTATGCGCTGAACCTGCACGACAAGCACACGCTGCGTGCCGAGGAAGACCTGCACATGGCCTGCTGCTTCAACCCGCCGGTCACCGGCAAGGAGGTGCACCGCGAAGACGGCTCCTACGCCCCGGCCGAGGAGGTGGCGTAA
- the purU gene encoding formyltetrahydrofolate deformylase translates to MSKFALTVTCPSTRGIVAAIATFLAEKGCNITDSSQFDDFETGNFFMRVSFQSETGATLDELQAGLAETAKTFEMDYAFHDEAEKMKVIIMVSRFGHCLNDLLYRWRIGALPIDIVAVISNHMDYQKLVVNHDIPFHCIRVTKENKPQAEARIMEVVEETGAELVVLARYMQILSDEMCKKMSGRIINIHHSFLPSFKGANPYKQAFERGVKLIGATSHYVTADLDEGPIIEQDTVRVTHAQSPEDYVSLGRDVEASVLARAIHAHIHRRVFLNGNKTVVFPANPGSYASERMG, encoded by the coding sequence ATGAGCAAATTCGCCCTGACCGTGACCTGCCCCTCGACGCGCGGGATCGTGGCCGCCATCGCAACCTTCCTTGCCGAGAAGGGCTGCAACATCACGGACAGCTCGCAGTTCGACGATTTCGAGACCGGCAACTTCTTCATGCGCGTGAGCTTCCAGAGCGAGACCGGGGCGACGCTCGACGAGCTGCAGGCGGGCCTTGCCGAGACCGCCAAGACCTTCGAGATGGACTACGCGTTCCATGACGAGGCCGAGAAGATGAAGGTCATCATCATGGTCTCGCGCTTCGGGCACTGCCTGAACGACCTGCTCTACCGCTGGCGCATCGGAGCGCTGCCGATCGACATCGTGGCGGTGATCTCGAACCACATGGACTACCAGAAGCTGGTGGTGAACCACGACATTCCCTTCCACTGCATCCGCGTGACCAAGGAGAACAAACCGCAGGCCGAGGCGCGGATCATGGAGGTGGTCGAGGAAACCGGCGCCGAGCTCGTGGTGCTGGCGCGCTACATGCAGATCCTCTCGGACGAGATGTGCAAGAAGATGTCGGGCCGGATCATCAACATCCACCACTCGTTCCTGCCGTCGTTCAAGGGCGCGAACCCCTACAAGCAGGCCTTCGAGCGGGGCGTGAAGCTGATCGGGGCGACGTCGCACTACGTGACCGCCGATCTCGACGAGGGGCCGATCATCGAGCAGGACACCGTGCGGGTGACGCATGCGCAATCGCCCGAGGACTACGTCTCGCTTGGCCGAGACGTCGAGGCCTCGGTGCTGGCGCGCGCCATCCACGCGCACATCCACCGCCGGGTCTTCCTGAACGGCAACAAGACGGTGGTGTTCCCGGCAAACCCCGGCAGCTACGCCAGCGAGCGCATGGGGTGA
- a CDS encoding sarcosine oxidase subunit alpha family protein codes for MTRLAGGAIDRGRTLSFTFDGTRYEGHPGDTLASALLANGVRLVGRSFKYHRPRGIFTAGSEEPNALVTLGQGARAEPNTRATCVELFDGLTASSQNRWPSLGFDALAVNDALAPFFAAGFYYKTFMQPAAFWEKFYEPMIRRAAGLGRLSTEPDPDAYDRGYLHCDLLVIGGGAAGLAAALTAGRSGARVILADEDFRLGGRLLAESHALDDAPASEWIEAVAAELAGLPNVRLMPRTTVFGSYDHGVFGAVERVGDHMPAPRGVRQTLWRITTRRSVLAAGALERHIPFAGNDRPGIMLAGAMRAYANRWAVSPQATPADRVAIFTSTDDGHRTARDLVAHGVPLLGVIDPREDAPRFGDYHVFRGAVVSGAKGRRALSSIEITRDGRSEWLECAALGVSGGWNPNHALASHHRGRPVWSEAHLAFLPPAELPSGMSVAGAAAGQGTTHAALRSGAEAARAALDLDRLPELPVAEDRPAAQVALWHVPGRGRAWVDFQNDVTVKDIALAHRENMRSVEHLKRWTTLGMATDQGKTSNVTALAVMAELTGKGIPETGTTIFRPPYTPVALGVLGGGDSGAHFRPTRLTPTHPWAEARGAAFVEVGQWMRAQYFPRPGETHWRHSVDREVLAVRSGVGLCDVTTLGKIDVQGADAGAFLHRVYANMMGTLKVGRVRYGIMLREDGFLYDDGTCARLAEDHYVVTTTTANAGLVYRQMEFARQCLWPEMDVQLISTTDAWAQIAVAGPKSRTLLSRIVDDFDLSTEAFPFMGCAELTVCGGLRARLFRISFSGELAYELAVPARYGNALMARLMEAGDDLGVTPYGTEALAVLRIEKGHAAGAELNGQTTAQMLGLGRMVSRKKDSIGAVMSRREALEADTRRLVGLRPLDPQQRIPAGAHLFVTGAPQATGTDQGWVTSACYSPHLESHIALGFLEDGEARMGETIVAANPLEGEQVEVTVVSPHFIDPEGDRLRV; via the coding sequence ATGACCCGGCTCGCAGGCGGCGCGATCGACCGCGGCAGGACGCTGTCCTTCACCTTCGACGGCACGCGCTACGAGGGGCACCCGGGCGACACCCTGGCCTCGGCGCTGCTGGCGAACGGCGTGCGGCTGGTGGGGCGCAGCTTCAAGTATCACCGCCCGCGCGGCATCTTCACCGCCGGCTCGGAAGAGCCCAACGCGCTGGTGACGCTGGGGCAGGGGGCGCGCGCCGAACCCAACACCCGTGCCACCTGCGTCGAGCTCTTCGACGGGCTGACCGCCAGCAGCCAGAACCGCTGGCCGTCGCTCGGCTTCGACGCGCTGGCGGTGAACGACGCGCTGGCGCCGTTCTTCGCGGCGGGCTTTTACTACAAGACCTTCATGCAGCCGGCCGCGTTCTGGGAAAAGTTCTACGAGCCGATGATCCGCCGCGCGGCGGGCTTGGGCCGGCTTTCGACCGAACCCGATCCCGATGCCTACGACCGCGGCTACCTGCACTGCGATCTGCTGGTCATCGGCGGTGGCGCGGCGGGGCTCGCCGCCGCGCTCACCGCCGGGCGGAGCGGTGCGCGGGTGATCCTCGCGGACGAGGACTTCCGGCTCGGCGGGCGGCTGCTGGCAGAAAGCCACGCGCTCGACGATGCACCGGCCTCCGAGTGGATCGAGGCCGTCGCGGCGGAGCTTGCGGGCCTGCCGAACGTCCGGCTCATGCCGCGGACCACGGTCTTCGGCAGCTACGACCACGGCGTCTTCGGCGCGGTCGAGCGGGTGGGCGACCACATGCCCGCGCCGCGAGGCGTCCGACAGACGCTCTGGCGGATCACCACGCGGCGCTCGGTGCTTGCCGCCGGGGCGCTCGAGCGGCACATTCCGTTTGCCGGCAACGACCGACCGGGCATCATGCTCGCGGGCGCCATGCGGGCCTATGCCAACCGTTGGGCGGTGAGCCCGCAGGCCACACCTGCCGACCGCGTGGCGATCTTCACAAGCACCGACGACGGCCACCGCACGGCGCGGGACCTCGTGGCCCACGGGGTGCCGCTGCTGGGGGTGATCGACCCACGCGAGGACGCGCCGCGCTTCGGAGACTACCACGTCTTCCGCGGCGCGGTGGTCAGCGGCGCCAAGGGGCGCCGCGCACTGTCGTCCATCGAGATCACCCGGGACGGCCGCAGCGAGTGGCTGGAATGCGCGGCGCTTGGCGTCTCGGGCGGATGGAACCCGAACCACGCGCTGGCCTCGCATCATCGCGGCCGGCCGGTCTGGTCCGAGGCGCATCTTGCCTTCCTGCCGCCCGCCGAGCTGCCGTCGGGCATGTCGGTCGCGGGCGCGGCGGCGGGGCAGGGCACCACCCACGCCGCGCTGCGCTCGGGCGCCGAGGCCGCACGGGCGGCGCTCGATCTCGACCGTCTGCCGGAGCTGCCGGTGGCCGAGGACCGGCCCGCCGCGCAGGTCGCCCTCTGGCATGTGCCGGGACGCGGCCGCGCCTGGGTCGACTTCCAGAACGACGTGACCGTCAAGGACATCGCGCTGGCGCATCGCGAGAACATGCGCTCGGTCGAGCATCTCAAGCGCTGGACGACGCTCGGGATGGCCACGGATCAGGGCAAGACCTCGAACGTCACGGCGCTCGCGGTGATGGCGGAGCTGACCGGCAAGGGCATCCCCGAGACAGGCACGACGATCTTCCGCCCGCCCTACACGCCGGTGGCGCTCGGCGTGCTCGGCGGCGGCGACAGCGGCGCCCACTTCCGGCCGACGCGGCTCACGCCCACGCACCCCTGGGCCGAAGCGCGGGGCGCGGCCTTCGTCGAGGTCGGGCAATGGATGCGGGCGCAGTATTTCCCCCGTCCGGGCGAAACCCACTGGCGCCATAGCGTCGACCGCGAGGTGCTGGCGGTGCGCTCCGGTGTCGGGCTCTGCGACGTGACCACGCTGGGCAAGATCGACGTGCAGGGCGCGGATGCCGGCGCCTTCCTGCACCGGGTCTACGCCAACATGATGGGCACGCTGAAGGTGGGCCGCGTCCGCTACGGGATCATGCTGCGCGAGGACGGCTTCCTCTACGACGACGGCACCTGCGCGCGGCTGGCCGAGGATCACTACGTGGTCACCACCACCACCGCCAACGCCGGGCTGGTCTACCGGCAGATGGAATTCGCCCGCCAGTGCCTCTGGCCCGAGATGGACGTGCAGCTGATCTCGACCACCGACGCCTGGGCGCAGATCGCCGTGGCAGGGCCGAAGTCGCGGACACTGCTGTCGCGGATCGTCGACGATTTCGATCTCTCGACCGAGGCCTTCCCGTTCATGGGCTGCGCCGAACTCACGGTGTGCGGGGGCCTGCGCGCGCGGCTCTTCCGGATCTCGTTCTCGGGCGAGCTTGCCTATGAGCTCGCGGTGCCCGCCCGCTACGGCAACGCGCTGATGGCGCGGCTGATGGAAGCGGGCGACGACCTTGGCGTGACGCCCTACGGCACCGAGGCACTGGCGGTTCTGCGGATCGAGAAGGGCCATGCAGCCGGGGCCGAACTGAACGGCCAGACCACCGCGCAGATGCTGGGGCTGGGTCGGATGGTGTCGCGCAAGAAGGACTCCATTGGTGCGGTGATGTCACGGCGCGAGGCGCTCGAGGCCGACACCCGCCGGCTCGTGGGGCTGAGACCGCTGGACCCGCAGCAGCGCATTCCGGCGGGGGCGCATCTTTTCGTGACCGGCGCACCGCAGGCCACCGGGACCGACCAGGGCTGGGTGACTTCGGCCTGTTACTCGCCGCATCTCGAGAGCCACATTGCGCTGGGGTTCCTCGAGGACGGCGAGGCCCGGATGGGCGAGACCATCGTCGCCGCCAACCCGCTCGAGGGCGAGCAGGTCGAGGTGACCGTGGTGAGTCCGCATTTCATCGACCCGGAAGGAGACCGTCTGCGTGTCTGA
- a CDS encoding sarcosine oxidase subunit delta produces MLIPHPLLGPRDAQEFTYLGDASLLDRPDGMAEGAEAAFFDYTYLRDNPAGLHRELWFHEQGDRSWLVVTRDTTTHEIVSAELASDVKRRGQ; encoded by the coding sequence ATGCTGATTCCCCATCCGCTTCTCGGGCCCCGCGACGCACAGGAGTTCACCTATCTCGGCGATGCGTCGCTGCTCGACCGCCCCGACGGCATGGCCGAGGGCGCCGAAGCCGCGTTCTTCGACTACACCTACCTGCGCGACAACCCGGCCGGCCTGCACCGCGAGCTCTGGTTCCACGAGCAGGGCGACCGGTCGTGGCTCGTCGTGACGCGCGACACCACCACGCATGAGATCGTCTCGGCCGAGCTCGCCTCGGACGTGAAGCGGAGGGGCCAATGA
- the katG gene encoding catalase/peroxidase HPI, producing MDGHTVEGDLNESSRGKCPVMHGGLTALSTTVMDWWPNALNLDILHQQDAKTKPYGADFNYREELEKLDVEALKDDLRKLMNDSQEWWPADWGSYVGMFARVAWHAAGSYRLADGRGGGGTGNQRFAPLNSWPDNVNTDKGRRLLWPIKKKYGNKISWADLMILSGTIAYEVAGLKTFGFAFGREDIWHPEKDTYWGAEKEWLAPSDTRYGDVSKPETMENPLAAVQMGLIYVNPEGVNGEPDPQKTADQVRETFARMAMDDVETAALTAGGHTIGKCHGNGSADDLSPEPEAAGPEYQGIGWMNTKGRGVGRDTVVSGIEGAWTKEPTKFDMGWFEMLFGHEWELKKSPAGAFQWMPVDIKEEDMPVDVEDPSIKVMPIMTDADMAMKVDPVYNEICQKFMADPKYFEDAFARAWFKLTHRDMGPKARYFGPDVPQEDLVWQDPVPAGSTDYDVAAVKAKIADAGLSLSDMVSTAWDSARTYRGSDMRGGANGARIRLAPQKDWAGNEPERLSAVLAKLEPIAAETGASIADVIVLAGNLGVERAAKAAGFDIEVPFTPGRGDATDEMTDAESFEPLEPLADGFRNWQKEDYVVSPEEMLLDRAQLMGLTASEMTVLIGGMRAMGTNHGGSELGVFTDRKGALTTDFYDVLTDMRYQWVPVAGGTYEIRDRKSGEVKYTASRVDLVFGSNSILRAYAEVYAQDDNAGKFVQDFVAAWTKVMDADRFDVAA from the coding sequence ATGGACGGACATACGGTCGAAGGCGACCTCAACGAAAGCAGCCGGGGCAAATGCCCGGTCATGCACGGCGGTCTCACCGCCCTCAGCACCACGGTGATGGACTGGTGGCCGAACGCGCTGAACCTCGACATCCTGCACCAGCAGGACGCCAAGACGAAGCCCTACGGCGCCGACTTCAACTATCGTGAAGAGCTTGAGAAGCTCGACGTGGAAGCGCTGAAGGACGATCTGCGCAAGCTGATGAACGACAGCCAGGAGTGGTGGCCCGCCGATTGGGGCAGCTACGTCGGCATGTTCGCCCGCGTCGCATGGCACGCGGCGGGCTCCTACCGTCTGGCGGACGGCCGCGGTGGCGGCGGCACCGGCAACCAGCGCTTCGCGCCGCTGAACAGCTGGCCGGACAACGTCAACACCGACAAGGGCCGCCGCCTGCTGTGGCCGATCAAGAAGAAATACGGCAACAAGATCTCCTGGGCCGACCTGATGATCCTGTCGGGCACCATCGCCTACGAGGTCGCCGGCCTGAAGACCTTTGGCTTCGCCTTCGGTCGCGAGGACATCTGGCACCCCGAGAAGGACACCTACTGGGGCGCCGAGAAGGAATGGCTCGCGCCGTCCGACACCCGCTACGGCGACGTGTCGAAGCCCGAGACCATGGAGAACCCGCTCGCGGCGGTGCAGATGGGTCTCATCTACGTGAACCCCGAAGGCGTGAACGGCGAGCCCGACCCGCAGAAGACCGCCGACCAGGTGCGCGAGACTTTCGCCCGCATGGCGATGGACGACGTCGAGACCGCGGCGCTGACCGCCGGCGGCCACACCATCGGCAAGTGCCACGGCAACGGCAGCGCCGACGATCTCAGCCCCGAGCCTGAAGCGGCGGGCCCCGAGTACCAGGGCATCGGCTGGATGAACACCAAGGGCCGTGGCGTCGGTCGCGACACCGTGGTGTCGGGCATCGAGGGCGCCTGGACCAAGGAGCCCACGAAGTTCGACATGGGCTGGTTCGAGATGCTCTTCGGCCACGAGTGGGAGCTGAAGAAGTCGCCCGCCGGCGCCTTCCAGTGGATGCCGGTCGACATCAAGGAAGAGGACATGCCGGTCGACGTCGAGGACCCCTCGATCAAGGTCATGCCGATCATGACCGATGCCGACATGGCGATGAAGGTGGACCCGGTCTACAACGAGATCTGCCAGAAGTTCATGGCCGACCCGAAGTACTTCGAGGATGCCTTCGCCCGCGCCTGGTTCAAGCTGACGCATCGCGACATGGGCCCCAAGGCGCGTTACTTCGGCCCCGATGTGCCGCAGGAAGACCTTGTCTGGCAGGACCCGGTGCCCGCCGGTTCGACCGACTACGACGTCGCCGCCGTCAAGGCGAAGATCGCCGACGCCGGCCTGTCGCTCTCGGACATGGTCTCGACCGCTTGGGACAGCGCGCGCACCTACCGTGGTTCGGACATGCGTGGCGGTGCCAACGGTGCCCGCATCCGGCTTGCGCCGCAGAAGGACTGGGCCGGCAACGAGCCCGAGCGCCTGTCTGCCGTGCTCGCCAAGCTCGAGCCGATCGCGGCCGAGACCGGTGCCTCGATCGCCGACGTGATCGTGCTGGCAGGTAACCTCGGGGTCGAGCGGGCGGCGAAGGCCGCGGGCTTCGACATCGAGGTGCCCTTCACGCCGGGCCGCGGTGACGCGACCGACGAGATGACCGACGCCGAGAGCTTCGAGCCGCTCGAGCCGCTCGCGGACGGCTTCCGCAACTGGCAGAAGGAAGACTACGTGGTGAGCCCGGAAGAGATGCTTCTCGACCGTGCGCAGCTCATGGGCCTCACGGCGAGCGAGATGACCGTGCTGATCGGCGGCATGCGCGCCATGGGCACCAACCACGGCGGCAGCGAGCTGGGCGTGTTCACCGACCGCAAGGGCGCGCTGACCACGGACTTCTACGACGTGCTGACCGACATGCGCTACCAGTGGGTCCCGGTTGCCGGTGGCACCTACGAGATCCGCGACCGCAAGTCGGGCGAAGTGAAATACACCGCTTCGCGTGTCGACCTGGTGTTCGGCTCGAACTCGATCCTGCGGGCCTACGCCGAGGTCTACGCCCAGGACGACAACGCCGGCAAGTTCGTGCAGGACTTCGTTGCCGCCTGGACCAAGGTGATGGACGCGGACCGCTTCGACGTGGCGGCCTGA
- a CDS encoding aspartate kinase, which produces MAQHTVEKIGGTSMSRVNELRDELLIGDRKGDDLYGRIFVVSAFGGITNLLLEHKKTGEPGVYGQFAASDNSHGWHDALNRVGDAMIEAHKEVLDHDGDVQLATDFVRTRIDGARNCLIDLARVCSYGHFRLSEHMLQTRELLSGLGEAHSAFVTVLMLQRAGVDARLVDLSGWRGEGDVTLEERILGAMEGVDPMREMPIVTGYAQCKEGLMREFDRGYSEVTFSHLAALTGAREAIIHKEFHLSSADPNLVGAEAVRKLGRTNYDVADQLSNMGMEAIHPKAAKTLRQADVPLRVTNAFEPEDPGTLIDDKPAENPAVEIVTGLDIIALEVFEQDMVGVKGYDATILDVLTRHDVRIVSKVSNANTITHYVDASLSTMRRVEKDLEKHYPSAQITSRTLAMASVIGRDLNGLSVLQRGLVAIADGGLEAIGATQGPRNVDVQFILERDILKPVIKALHKTFIEDSSPAIQKAA; this is translated from the coding sequence ATGGCCCAGCACACGGTTGAAAAGATCGGCGGGACGTCGATGTCCCGCGTCAACGAACTGCGCGACGAGCTGCTGATCGGTGACCGCAAGGGCGATGATCTCTACGGCCGCATCTTCGTGGTCTCCGCCTTCGGCGGCATCACCAACCTGCTGCTCGAGCACAAGAAGACCGGCGAGCCTGGCGTCTACGGCCAGTTCGCCGCGTCCGACAACAGCCACGGGTGGCACGATGCGCTGAACCGCGTCGGCGATGCGATGATCGAAGCGCACAAGGAGGTGCTCGACCACGACGGCGACGTGCAGCTGGCGACGGATTTCGTCCGCACCCGCATCGACGGGGCCCGCAACTGCCTGATCGATCTGGCGCGCGTGTGCTCCTACGGCCACTTCCGCCTGTCCGAGCACATGCTGCAGACCCGTGAACTGCTCTCCGGTCTCGGCGAGGCGCATTCGGCCTTCGTCACCGTGCTGATGCTTCAGCGCGCCGGCGTCGATGCCCGCCTCGTGGACCTCAGCGGCTGGCGCGGCGAAGGCGACGTGACCCTCGAGGAACGCATCCTCGGTGCCATGGAAGGCGTCGACCCGATGCGCGAGATGCCGATCGTCACCGGCTACGCCCAGTGCAAGGAAGGCCTGATGCGCGAGTTCGACCGCGGCTACTCCGAGGTCACCTTCTCGCATCTCGCTGCCCTTACCGGCGCGCGCGAAGCCATCATCCACAAGGAGTTCCACCTGTCCTCCGCCGACCCGAACCTCGTCGGTGCAGAGGCGGTGCGCAAGCTCGGCCGTACGAACTACGACGTGGCGGACCAGCTCTCCAACATGGGGATGGAGGCGATCCACCCGAAGGCCGCCAAGACGCTGCGCCAGGCCGACGTGCCGCTGCGCGTGACCAACGCCTTCGAGCCCGAGGACCCGGGCACGCTGATCGACGACAAGCCTGCCGAAAACCCGGCGGTCGAGATCGTCACCGGCCTCGACATCATCGCGCTGGAAGTGTTCGAACAGGACATGGTCGGCGTGAAGGGCTATGACGCCACGATCCTCGACGTGCTGACGCGTCACGACGTGCGCATCGTGTCCAAGGTGTCCAACGCCAACACGATCACGCACTACGTGGATGCCTCGCTCAGCACGATGCGCCGCGTGGAGAAGGATCTCGAGAAGCACTACCCCTCGGCGCAGATCACCTCGCGCACCCTGGCCATGGCCTCGGTCATCGGTCGCGACCTGAACGGACTGTCGGTCCTTCAGCGCGGGCTCGTGGCCATCGCCGATGGCGGCCTCGAGGCGATCGGTGCCACCCAGGGGCCGCGCAACGTGGACGTGCAGTTCATCCTCGAGCGCGACATCCTCAAGCCGGTCATCAAGGCGCTGCACAAGACCTTCATCGAGGACAGCAGCCCGGCCATTCAGAAAGCCGCCTGA
- a CDS encoding sarcosine oxidase subunit gamma — protein sequence MSELEPISALGTAEPRVATRGALMLRENADVGLASLALRRGAAAPQPFGLALPGPGAFVAGEGAQAFWTGPGQWMILREGGADQDVAAELAAEAPGCSVTEQTDGWVAVEIASSQGAAPVERLLEKLVNIPPASLSPDRATRTVLHHMSVFVIRRSEDRLAVLGMRSAAGTLWHVLDAAAKRLETNE from the coding sequence GTGTCTGAGCTGGAACCGATCTCTGCGCTCGGCACGGCCGAGCCCCGCGTTGCCACCCGTGGCGCGCTCATGCTTCGCGAGAACGCGGACGTCGGGCTTGCCTCGCTGGCGCTGCGCCGGGGGGCCGCCGCGCCGCAGCCCTTCGGACTGGCGCTGCCCGGGCCGGGCGCATTCGTGGCGGGCGAGGGGGCGCAGGCCTTCTGGACCGGGCCCGGGCAGTGGATGATCCTGCGCGAGGGCGGGGCGGACCAGGACGTGGCGGCAGAACTCGCCGCCGAGGCGCCGGGCTGTTCGGTGACCGAGCAGACCGACGGCTGGGTCGCCGTCGAGATCGCCTCGTCGCAGGGCGCCGCGCCGGTCGAGAGGCTGCTGGAAAAGCTCGTGAACATCCCTCCCGCGTCGCTTTCGCCGGATCGTGCGACGCGGACGGTATTGCACCACATGAGCGTGTTCGTCATTCGTCGTTCGGAGGACCGGCTCGCGGTCCTCGGGATGCGCTCGGCGGCCGGGACGCTCTGGCATGTGCTCGACGCGGCCGCGAAACGACTGGAGACCAACGAATGA